A window of Solanum stenotomum isolate F172 chromosome 3, ASM1918654v1, whole genome shotgun sequence contains these coding sequences:
- the LOC125858734 gene encoding uncharacterized protein LOC125858734: MPEGYAPNLGKRADMNEGKLIGMKSHDCHVFMETLIPIAFSHLPERIWKPITEISLFFKDLCSGKLLESSLDRMEENILVTTTKLEKIFPCGFFDVMEHLPIHLVQEARLGGPVQTRWMYPFERKIGSSKQTIKQRGRIEGSFVQGHIGRETCDFYSYYFGHDVSCRRNRPNRNDEGDIDPLFPPISIFNQNGRGSKKRRKRGFTDMEMQSAVTHILLNCPEIQSYVNLFVNTWGNEAIYTEFSKWLRNYVYDEYSSVQHLQLVKEVALGPQSEMSSGGDGDRYREHHGVGQTKQAKKKKSRRPIDPEDIARSISSAPERISHNTHLFAVPFGTADPRQYYPNYRRPVGASSTSQALPSRRYEDLPLQAIRRARPLSAGTPSPTGTSPQLSAMRLGDSSSEQSDAMAGTPPLTQRFVHPDVSPSSTAAPSATPHDTMSALAPGQKDRLGRVMIEPDGSSWHPAKDAARALKECVRKLYTQAYHSWSEIPNSIRQAMFNNFKTMCTWESRYNLVIGTTFERKASTRLSNWLKSVRDSGERPGWMLPHVFAELGQYWKTDKFKAISDQAKMARGSLKGGSLHTGGAKTVGTIAREMEKELGRTPIEPEVFKKTHVRKKENESDPDVWVEERAERTFNDFHKYVAENLDSSVQLTPELSTQIWKEKVVGGTHKGRCYGLGSRNDVRRLQSGLEGIGSSRQAEALDGVQIAAMSDQITKLTAALAESERKRVAEQQSMSETVQQIKEQVMNLARRPTTSAPDDTDDTDDESDEDDYVGSRS; the protein is encoded by the exons atgcCAGAGGGCTATGCTCCGAATTTAGGAAAGAGGGCagatatgaatgaaggaaaattgataggtatgaaaagtcatgattgtcatgtgttcatggaaactttaattcctatcgcttttagccatctacccgaaaggatatggaaaccaatcacagagataagtcttttttttaaagatttgtgttctggaaagttgttggagagtagtttagataggatggaggaaaatattcttgtcactactactaagttggagaagatatttccatgtggtttttttgatgtgatggagcATCTTCCAATTCACCTTGTACAAGAGGCCCGCCTCGGAGGTCCGGTTCAAACaagatggatgtatccatttgagag AAAAATTGGTAGTTCGAAGCAAACGATTAAGCAAAGGGGAAGGATCGAAGGATCATTTGTTCAAGGTCATATTGGGAGAGAAACatgtgatttttattcttattactttggtcatgatgtgtcatgtaggagaaacaggcccaatcgcaatgatgaaggcgatattgatcctttatttccaccaatatcaatttttaatcaaaatggtcgaGGATCTAAAAAGCGTAGAAAGCGAGGCTTCACTGATATGGAAATGCAATCAGCTGtgacacatattttgcttaattgtccaGAGATTCAATCATATGTcaa cttgttcgtaaacacatggggtaatgaagccatctatacagaattttccaaatggctgaggaactat gtttacgatgaatactcaagtgtccaacatttgcaattagtgaaagaagtagcCCTTGGACCTCAATCTGAA ATGTCATCAGGCGGTGACGGTGATAGATATCGCGAGCATCATGGAGTTGGCCAGACTAAACAGGCtaaaaagaagaagtctaggagacCGATAGATCCTGAGGATATTGCAAGATCTATTTCTTCTGCGCCAGAGCGCATCAGCCATAATACTCATTTATTTGCTGTTCCGTTTGGTACGGCGGATCCTCGgcaatattatcctaattatCGTCGACCAGTCGGTGCTTCATCTACTTCACAGGCATTGCCTTCACGACGCTACGAGGACCTACCTTTACAGGCTATTCGTCGAGCACGACCCTTATCGGCAGGTACTCCATCTCCCACAGGTACATCTCCTCAGTTATCTGCCATGAGGCTTGGAGATTCTAGTAGCGAGCAGTCAGATGCTATGGCCGGTACGCCTCCATTGACTCAGCGTTTTGTGCATCCTGATGTATCACCCTCGTCTACAGCTGCACCTAGTGCTACACCACATGATACGATGTCTGCTCTAGCTCCTGGCCAGAAGGACAGActtggtagagtcatgattgagccggatggatcatc gtGGCATCCTGCAAAGGATGCTGCCCGGGCTTTAAAAGAGTGTGTTAGAAAACTCTATACACaagcttatcactcttggagcgAGATTCCAAACAGTATACGCCAGGCgatgtttaataactttaag actatgtgtacttgggagTCGAGGTACAATTTGGTCATTGGGACCACATTTGAGAGGAAGGCATCCACCAGACTGTCTAACTGGCTAAAGAGCGTTCGGGATAGTGGTGAACGTCCCGGTtggatgttgcctcatgtttttgCTGAATTGGGTCAGTATTGGAAAACAGACAAGTTTAAGGCAATATCAGATCAAGCCAAAATGGCTAGAGGCAGTCTTAAAGGTGGCTCGTTGCACACCGGAGGTGCAAAGACGGTTGGAACAATTGCAcgagagatg gaaaaagaattgggacgcactcccattgaaccagaggttttcaaaaagactcatgtcaggaagaaagaaaatgagtcagatccggatgtgtgggtggaggaaagggccgaacgaactttt aatgactttcataagtacgtcgctgagaatctagatagttcggttcaattgacacctgaactgtccactcagatttggaaagaaaaagtggtaggggggacacacaagggtagatgctatggtctaggctctcgcAACGATGTTAGACGCCTtcagtcaggcttagaaggtattggatcaTCACGTCAAGCTgaggcacttgacggtgttcagattgctgctatgtcggatcaaataactaaacttacagcggcactagcagagtcggagcggaaaagagtagctgaacaacaaagcatgagtgagacagttcagcaaatcaaagaacaagtgatgaacctcgctcgtcgacctactacttcggctccTGATGACACCGATGACACCGACGAcgagagtgatgaggatgattat gtgggcagcagaAGCTGA